In Bacteroidales bacterium, a genomic segment contains:
- a CDS encoding proline dehydrogenase family protein yields MVSFDNTEIAFKSKSNYDLNRSYLLFSALAQTWIVRLGGGITQNFLKIGFPVNWFVKPTIYRQFVGGETISECIPTVEQLSKFNVKAILDYSVEGTDSLVGITHALEETLRTIENAASNPNIPFAVFKPTAFTTSAVLTKVSAGEKLTEAEEQEAANFRQRVELLCKTAFEKGIPILIDAEDSWYQKFIDDVVNEMMAKYNRQRAIVYNTFQMYRHDRLDFLKQSYEMAVKGNYFLGAKFVRGAYMEKERERAAQMGYPSPIQPDKEHTDNDFNAALKFCVDHIDRISIFNGTHNEFSSRYLTELMAEHNLPKDHPRIWFSQLYGMSDHISFNLAHAGYNVAKYLPYGPVKHVIPYLVRRAEENTSVKGQT; encoded by the coding sequence ATGGTATCATTCGACAACACTGAGATCGCTTTTAAAAGCAAGAGCAATTACGATTTAAACAGGTCCTACCTTTTATTCAGCGCACTGGCACAAACCTGGATTGTCAGGCTGGGAGGTGGGATAACCCAGAATTTTTTGAAAATTGGCTTTCCGGTCAATTGGTTTGTTAAGCCGACCATTTACCGGCAGTTTGTAGGCGGCGAAACCATTTCTGAATGTATTCCCACAGTGGAGCAACTCAGCAAATTCAACGTAAAAGCCATCCTCGACTACTCCGTCGAAGGGACCGACTCCCTTGTTGGCATAACCCATGCACTTGAAGAAACACTGCGAACCATCGAAAACGCCGCATCAAATCCCAACATTCCCTTCGCGGTTTTCAAACCCACGGCATTTACAACCAGCGCGGTGCTGACCAAAGTGAGTGCAGGTGAGAAACTGACAGAAGCAGAAGAGCAGGAGGCAGCCAATTTCCGCCAGAGGGTTGAACTGCTGTGCAAAACTGCCTTCGAAAAAGGGATTCCCATTTTGATTGACGCCGAAGATTCGTGGTACCAGAAATTTATTGATGATGTGGTGAATGAAATGATGGCGAAATACAACCGACAGCGGGCCATTGTTTACAATACTTTCCAGATGTATCGCCACGACCGGCTCGACTTTTTGAAACAATCTTACGAAATGGCTGTGAAGGGAAATTATTTCCTCGGGGCAAAATTTGTCCGCGGCGCTTATATGGAAAAAGAACGCGAACGAGCAGCGCAAATGGGTTATCCATCTCCCATTCAACCTGATAAGGAACACACAGATAATGATTTTAATGCAGCCCTCAAATTTTGTGTTGACCATATTGATCGGATATCCATTTTCAATGGCACCCACAACGAATTCAGCTCGCGTTATCTCACCGAACTGATGGCCGAACACAATCTTCCCAAAGACCATCCCCGCATCTGGTTTTCACAGCTTTACGGCATGAGCGACCACATCAGCTTTAACCTTGCACACGCCGGTTACAACGTGGCAAAATATCTTCCCTATGGCCCGGTGAAGCACGTCATCCCCTACCTTGTCAGAAGAGCCGAGGAGAACACCTCCGTTAAAGGGCAGACC
- the ovoA gene encoding 5-histidylcysteine sulfoxide synthase, with product MKNSLYSLVTKTIILNEGDPEEKRKEMLDYFHKTFDIDEKLYETLKSDETFYMRADPLRHPLIFYLGHTAAFYINKLIPAKLIEYRVNPEFESIFAVGVDEMSWDDLNEANYNWPAVQEVRNYRNKVRQVMDQLIKTMPLEMPINWESPWWIIMMGIEHERIHLETSSVLIRQLPVDQVVKHPFWRICEKWGDAPENELIEVPGGLVNPGKNRDHPLYGWDNEYGKITGEIMPLKASKYLVSNQEFLEFVKENGYEKQEFWTKEGWAWRNYRKSNHPIFWINDENGNWKFRTMLEIIEMPWNWPVEVNYLEAKAFTNWKSKTTGKKLRLPTEEEWVHFRNQHNIPDQPYWEKAPGNINLEYFASSVPVDTHKFSDFFDVIGNVWQWTETPITGFPGFEIHPIYDDFSTPTFDTRHNLIKGGSWISTGNEATRDARYAFRRHFFQHAGFRYIETDTPPKIREDVYETDALVSQYCEAHYGKSYFGVENFSKKSAEICLKYMEGRPMKRALDLGCAVGRTTFELARKFDFVTGLDFSARFIRIADELIRKGIVRYVLTEEGDLVSYHEVNIENLGFRGLEHKVEFFQADAVNLKPIFTGFDLVFAGNLIDRLYDPGKFLDSIHERINPGGILVIASPYTWLEEYTQRDKWIGGFKKDGEPVTTLDGLHIQLDKNFHLIDGPLEVPFVIKETRRKFQHTLSEFTVWQRK from the coding sequence ATGAAGAATTCATTGTATTCATTGGTTACCAAAACCATTATTCTGAACGAGGGAGACCCAGAGGAAAAGCGAAAAGAGATGCTCGATTATTTCCACAAAACCTTCGACATCGACGAGAAACTCTATGAGACATTAAAAAGCGACGAAACCTTTTACATGCGGGCAGACCCGCTGAGGCATCCGTTAATTTTTTATCTTGGTCATACAGCAGCATTTTACATTAACAAGCTGATCCCGGCCAAACTCATCGAATATAGGGTAAATCCGGAGTTTGAATCCATTTTTGCCGTAGGTGTGGACGAGATGTCCTGGGACGATCTGAATGAAGCAAATTACAACTGGCCGGCGGTGCAGGAGGTGAGGAATTACCGAAATAAAGTGAGGCAGGTTATGGATCAGCTAATTAAAACCATGCCGCTCGAAATGCCCATTAACTGGGAAAGTCCATGGTGGATTATCATGATGGGAATTGAACATGAGCGCATTCATCTCGAAACATCTTCAGTCCTTATCCGCCAGTTGCCCGTTGATCAGGTAGTGAAACATCCTTTTTGGAGAATTTGTGAAAAATGGGGTGATGCGCCCGAAAATGAATTGATCGAAGTTCCCGGAGGTTTGGTTAATCCCGGCAAGAACCGAGATCATCCACTTTACGGTTGGGATAACGAATACGGAAAAATCACTGGGGAGATCATGCCCCTTAAAGCTTCTAAATATCTGGTTTCAAATCAGGAATTCCTTGAATTTGTCAAGGAAAATGGATACGAAAAACAGGAGTTTTGGACCAAAGAGGGCTGGGCGTGGCGGAATTATCGCAAATCCAACCACCCGATATTTTGGATAAACGATGAAAATGGCAATTGGAAATTCCGGACTATGCTCGAGATCATTGAAATGCCCTGGAACTGGCCGGTGGAGGTGAATTACCTCGAAGCAAAAGCTTTTACGAACTGGAAAAGTAAAACCACCGGAAAAAAACTGAGGCTGCCTACGGAAGAAGAATGGGTTCATTTCCGCAACCAGCATAACATTCCCGACCAGCCATACTGGGAAAAAGCGCCGGGTAACATCAACCTTGAATACTTTGCTTCATCAGTTCCGGTAGATACCCACAAATTCAGCGATTTCTTCGACGTGATCGGCAATGTATGGCAATGGACCGAAACGCCGATCACAGGCTTTCCCGGTTTTGAAATCCACCCTATTTATGATGATTTCTCTACTCCAACCTTTGACACGCGGCATAACCTGATCAAAGGCGGATCGTGGATTTCGACCGGCAACGAAGCAACCCGCGACGCACGCTATGCCTTCCGCAGGCACTTTTTCCAGCATGCCGGATTCCGCTACATCGAAACGGACACGCCACCAAAAATCAGAGAAGACGTGTATGAAACCGATGCACTTGTTTCGCAATACTGTGAAGCGCATTATGGCAAGTCCTATTTCGGCGTGGAGAATTTCTCCAAAAAGTCAGCGGAGATTTGTCTGAAATATATGGAAGGCCGCCCCATGAAACGCGCCCTTGACCTGGGTTGCGCGGTTGGCCGAACCACTTTTGAGCTGGCGCGCAAATTCGATTTTGTCACCGGACTCGATTTCTCAGCTCGCTTTATTCGCATCGCCGACGAATTAATCCGGAAAGGAATTGTGCGTTATGTTCTGACTGAGGAAGGTGACCTGGTGTCGTATCATGAGGTGAATATTGAAAACCTCGGTTTCAGAGGACTTGAGCACAAAGTTGAGTTCTTCCAGGCAGATGCCGTTAACCTTAAGCCGATATTTACAGGCTTTGACCTGGTTTTTGCCGGAAATCTGATTGACCGGTTGTACGACCCGGGCAAATTTCTCGACAGCATCCACGAACGGATCAATCCCGGAGGCATATTGGTGATCGCCTCACCCTATACCTGGCTTGAAGAATATACCCAACGCGATAAATGGATCGGGGGATTCAAAAAAGATGGCGAACCGGTTACTACACTTGACGGGCTCCATATCCAACTTGATAAGAACTTTCACCTGATTGACGGACCGCTTGAAGTTCCTTTCGTGATCAAAGAAACCAGGCGTAAGTTTCAGCATACACTTTCGGAATTCACTGTCTGGCAGAGGAAATAA